The nucleotide window AGACGTTGCAAGTTGCAGTTGATCACGAAGACCAGGTTGTCCAGTTTTTCACGAGCCGCCAGACCGATCGCGCCCAGCGTTTCCGGTTCGTCGCATTCACCGTCGCCCAAGAACGCCCAAACCTTTTGACCGCTGGTGTCTTTCAAGCCGCGGTCACGCAGGTATTCGTTGAAGCGTGCTTGATAGATCGCCATGATCGGGCCCAGGCCCATACTGACCGTCGGGTATTCCCAGAAGTCGGGCATCAACCACGGGTGTGGGTAACTGCACAACCCGCCTTCGGGTTCCAATTCACGGCGGAAGTTTTCCAGCTTGGCTTCATCCAGCCGGCCTTCCAAGAAAGCACGCGAATACATCCCCGGCGAAGCGTGGCCTTGGAAATAAACCGAATCGCCGGAATAGCCGTCTTCGCCGCGACCGTTGAAGAAGTGGTTGAACGCGACTTCGTAAAGCGTCGCGCTGCTGGCAAACGTGCTGATGTGACCGCCCACGCCGCCGCCACGCTTGTTGGCACGCACGACCATCGCCATCGCGTTCCAGCGAACGATCGACTTGATGCGTCGTTCCAGTTCGCGGTTGCCCGGATACGCCGGTTGGTCCTTCAGCGGAATCGTGTTGACGTAAGGCGTCGCCGTGTCGGCCGACAACGGAACGCCTTCGGCCGCGGCACGATCGCGCAATTGATCGATCAAGAATCGAACACGGTCCGGCCCTTTGCTTTTGAGCACATAGTCCAGCGATGACAACCATTCCTGCGTTTCCGCTGCGTCGGTGTCAAACTTGGCGGCCTTTTGTAATTCGCCAAGCTGTTGGGCGACTTCGGCTTTCGCGACGGTTTTCGATTCCTGCATGACGCTAATATTTCCCGATGGTTGAAACGGCTTTATCGCGGCCGTGGGCGCGGGCATTCCAAGGCTAGAATAGTCCGCAAGCAATGGGGCGGAACGGGCGTTGCATCGTCTGGCTGGATGCCACACCGGAAAGGGATGTCCGATCGCTCGGGCGGTTGGAAACCGCCACGAAAGTCGGGCATCTTTCTGGTCGCCGTCGACGTCGTGTCCGACGGCCGATCGGTGCGACGAAAAAGCCTCCGCCTGGAACGTTTAGAGTAGCCAGACACGGTGATTCCCGGCAAGACGGCAGGCTGATAACGGCCACAAAGAAGACGCACCAAAATCATACCGGCGGATCGCCCATTGCCCCAAAGAAAAACGGCCCGGTGCCGTGGGGCCGGGCCGTGATGACAATGCTTGGGTTGGGGACGCCGAATCGGCAACGGATCACGCGGGCGTTGGTTGTGGGCGTTGATCGTGGACCAGGCGTCCCTTAACGGTGGTGAACGGTGGCCACCGGAGCGTTGATGGGGGCCGGCGGCGTCTGGGGGACCTCCGCACGGGCCAGCACCTGATCAACGCGTCGCATCAATTCTTCGGTGCTGCGGGGCTGATGACCGTCGCCGTCGCAATCGCTGGCGACAAATTCGCTGCCGCAGTGTTGGCAGGCCACAATGTGGCCCAGCAACGAGGCGCGAATCTCCACGCGTCGGCCGCAAGTTGGACAAGACTGACTAAACCGGATCGACATACTACTGTACCTCATGCGTCGCAGTGCAATTCCGAGTGAGCCGTAAAGTATCCTAAGCAATCGTTTAAAGCAATTTAGAATCCCCTTCGGAAGACTTATCGCCGTCAAACGATCGGTGCTCAGGGCTCGTTGGGTCCCTGCAAGATATGCGTGCGAATCCGCCCAGGAATCCCCTCAAATGGTACTGTAAGGCTTCGGTCTGCTACTGCCCGGCGGCTCAAAATGTGCACTTTCGGGCTTTTTGGGGGCCCTGGGGATTTAAAAACAAATTTCCAAGTTTGCGGGTGAAACTTGGGACGAACGGGACAAACGGTGCGAAATCGGGACGATTTGCCGCAGTCCAGCGGTTTGGCCGAAAGCTTTCATCGCCTAGGATTTGGGCACGTCACCGCCCCACACCGATGTTGATGACACGGACCGGGGCACCCTTGTTCGCTGCACTTTCAAAATAGAATTTCGTCCGATGACCAAACGTGTGCTGTTCGTCTGTATGGGGAACATCTGCCGTTCGCCGGCGGGCGAAGCGGTGATGAAACGTTTCGCCGAAGAATTCGGCCTGGATGTCGAAATCGACTCGGCCGGAACGCACGACTACCACGTGGGGAAACCGGCCGATCCACGGATGATGGCTGCGGCGGAGGCTCGTGGCTATTTGCTGACCAGCCGGGCCCGTCAGGTGACCACCGCCGATCTGCAGCCGGGACGATTCGATTTGGTGCTGGCGATGGACAGCGATAACCACTCGATCTTGCTGGCGATGGCGGACGAAGAAAAATCGCACATCCGTATGTTCGGCGACTATCTGGACGACAATTGGCCCAAGGATGTCCCGGATCCATACTACGGTGGCGAAGAAGGCTTCGACGAAGTCTTGGACATGCTGGAAGAAGGCTGTCCGGTCATCCTGCAAACGATGATGGGCGAAAGCATCTTTGACGCGGGTTTTAGCGACGAAGTCTGAACCGCCAATTCCAGACGCGATCTGATTCCACAGCGCAGGGGGCCGTCGGCGTTAGCCTAAGCCGCGTTTTATCGGTCCCCCGATGGTTCCAATCGCCAGGTCCGAACCCAGTCGTACATCGTGGTGCGGTCGGCCCGCGATCCGCTTTCGACCAGACCACCATCGGCCGGCAACGGATTCCAGTCGTACGTTTCAATGGCCAACTGAATGAACGCGGGGATGTCATAGTCCACCGGCGTCTTGATGGTGTAGGTGTGTTTGCCGTCCAAGAAGAACATGATTTCTTGCGGCGTTTTCCACCAAGCGCCGTAAACGAAAAAGCGATCGCTGTTTTTGACGTCGGTCGGAACGCTGGCTTGAACCTGGACCTTGTCGGGGTTGTTCTGGTTGGCCCGGTGGATGGCATTGCTGTGAAAGATCTGGTCCCAGTTCTTGGCCCAAGAATCGGTCAATTCGCTGGTGCGTCCGACGCATTCCTGGATGTCCAGTTCCAGTTTCTTGGCGTGCTTGCCTTTGGTCATCAACCAAAACGTCGACGACATTTCCGTCCGGTTGGCCTTCATGCGGCATTCAAAGTACTGGCCGGGTTGTCCCTGATGCAGCGACCGAACGATCGCGCCTTGATGCGTGTACGTTTCGCCGTGACGCTTGATCGGCTTTTCCAGCTTGCCGACGGTGACTTGCATCATGCCATCGGCGACCGAAACGTTTTCGGCGCGAAACAGCCCCGGCGCACGCCCGTCCCAACGCCAACCGTTGCCGATCGGGTTGGATTGCCATTTCGTGGCGTCCAGTTCCGTGCCGTCGAAGTCGTCGGACAATTCGACGACCGGTTGCCATGCTTGGCCCGCCGGTGCGGGGTCTTGCCCGTCCTGAAAAAATGGCTGTTGTGAAAAAGCGATTGGCGACCAAAGGGCCAACGCAAGGACGGTGCCGGGGAAGCGAAACATGATGTTGAACCGGAGAATGCAAAGGCACGAGAGATGCTTAAACGGCGATGCCGCGAAGTGCCCATCCGACGATGTAAGCCAAGACGGCTGCGGAACCACCCAGGACCAACGTTTCCAAACCGGACCAGACCCACCACTGTTCGACAAAGCGTGATTTGATCGCGCCGACTAAGAAAAACGCACAGCCTGTCATCACGCTACTGACGACGTAGGGTGCCGACAACTCCAGCGGCGTCAACCAAACGGCGACAAATGGAAGCAGCGGGATCAAGCCGACGATTAAGAATGCGACCATCGTGGTCAGTCCCGCGATCCACGGGGACCGGTACGTCAGGCTGATGCCCATTTCTTCGGCGACCATGGTGTCGATCCACCGCTGTCGGTCGGATGTGATCACATCGACCGCTCGGTCCAAATCGTTACCGGTGAATCCCTTTTGTGCATAGATTTGACGGATCTCTTCGCGTTCACCGTCTGGATACGCGTCGATCTCCAAACCTTCGCGAATGCGGGCGCGGTCACGCAACTGGCCTTCGACACGCGTGCCCATGTAATTGCTGGCCGCCATGCTGAATCCGTCACCGATCAAGTTGGCCAAGCCCAGGATGATCACGATCGTCGACGACAGTTCCGCGCCGGCGACGCCCGACACGACGGCGAACGTGGTCACGGTGCCGTCGATCGCGCCATAGATAAAGTCGGGCAGATAGTCCGGCTTGTGTCCCGCACGCAAACGTTTGCCGATCAGCTCGGACGTGTGGGTGGCGGCCAAGTGTTCGGGCGACAACGATGGTTTGGCCGGCGGCTGGTTCATGATTGCTAGACCTTCACGACGATCTTTCCGGTCAGATTGCCTTTTCCGTGAAGCGTGGCTTCTTCTTGCAATCGATGGGCGTCAGCGGCCTGCTGCAGCGGGAACGTGGCACCGATGTTGGCTTTCAGACGACCGTCGTCCATCCATTGATTGATCTGGTCGGCCGCTTTGCGCAGCTCCAGCGGCGTGCCTTTGAACATCACAAATCCGTGCAGGCTGCATTCCTTGACGTAAAACGGACCGACGGGAAACTCCGGTCGCGCGTCACGGCCGGCCATCAAGACCATCCGGCCTCGTTCAGCCAGCATGCCGACGGCGGCATCAAAGTCGGGCTCGCGGCGGGTTTCCCACATCACGTTCACACCGGCGGGGGCGGCCTGCATCACCGCTTCGGTGATCGATTGTTTCTGATAGTTGATCACCACGTCGGCACCGTAGTCGGCCGCACGCTGTGCTTTTTCGTCCGATCCCGCGGTGGTGATCACCGTGGCCCCGGCGATCTTGGCCATTTGCACGACCATCGAACCGACACCACCGCTGCCGCCGATGACCAACACGGTTTCTCCGGGTTCCAAGTGGGCTTCGCGAAACAATCCCAAGTGGGCGGTGATGCCGACCAGGGCGACCGATGCGATTTCGTCACTGGTGACCGAATCGGGTGTGGGGTAGCACCACTGTGCGTCCACGGCGATCTGCTGGGCGAAAGTGCCCTGGCGTCCGACCAGACCTTGGTTGGTGCACCAGACGCGGTCGCCGACGTTGAAGTCCTTGACTCCGTCGCCCAGTGCGGCGACCGTCCCGGCGGCATCGCATCCGGGAAAGTAAGGGTCGGGCAGCTCGGCGGCGATCACTCCGGACCGCACGTAGGTGTCGATCGGATTCACACTGGCCGCTTCGACATCGATCACGATTTGGCCGGGGGCGGCCTGTGGCGATGGGACGTCTTCGATCTGAATGACATCAGGGGCACCGGTCCGTCGGACGCAAGCGGCTTTCATGGAGCAGACTTTCGTGTCGTGGGGTTTTCAGGGAACAATGCGATCGGCAACTTGGGTTGGGCCAACAGTATCGCCGAACAGGATGGTTTCATGTTCGGCGAATCGCATCGGAAAGAAAACCCCGCGACAAGTCGACCGCCAGACGGCCGGCGCAGGTGATCTAAAGCGGTC belongs to Crateriforma spongiae and includes:
- a CDS encoding low molecular weight protein-tyrosine-phosphatase; the encoded protein is MTKRVLFVCMGNICRSPAGEAVMKRFAEEFGLDVEIDSAGTHDYHVGKPADPRMMAAAEARGYLLTSRARQVTTADLQPGRFDLVLAMDSDNHSILLAMADEEKSHIRMFGDYLDDNWPKDVPDPYYGGEEGFDEVLDMLEEGCPVILQTMMGESIFDAGFSDEV
- a CDS encoding LamG domain-containing protein, translated to MFRFPGTVLALALWSPIAFSQQPFFQDGQDPAPAGQAWQPVVELSDDFDGTELDATKWQSNPIGNGWRWDGRAPGLFRAENVSVADGMMQVTVGKLEKPIKRHGETYTHQGAIVRSLHQGQPGQYFECRMKANRTEMSSTFWLMTKGKHAKKLELDIQECVGRTSELTDSWAKNWDQIFHSNAIHRANQNNPDKVQVQASVPTDVKNSDRFFVYGAWWKTPQEIMFFLDGKHTYTIKTPVDYDIPAFIQLAIETYDWNPLPADGGLVESGSRADRTTMYDWVRTWRLEPSGDR
- a CDS encoding VIT1/CCC1 transporter family protein, with the protein product MNQPPAKPSLSPEHLAATHTSELIGKRLRAGHKPDYLPDFIYGAIDGTVTTFAVVSGVAGAELSSTIVIILGLANLIGDGFSMAASNYMGTRVEGQLRDRARIREGLEIDAYPDGEREEIRQIYAQKGFTGNDLDRAVDVITSDRQRWIDTMVAEEMGISLTYRSPWIAGLTTMVAFLIVGLIPLLPFVAVWLTPLELSAPYVVSSVMTGCAFFLVGAIKSRFVEQWWVWSGLETLVLGGSAAVLAYIVGWALRGIAV
- a CDS encoding NADPH:quinone reductase, coding for MKAACVRRTGAPDVIQIEDVPSPQAAPGQIVIDVEAASVNPIDTYVRSGVIAAELPDPYFPGCDAAGTVAALGDGVKDFNVGDRVWCTNQGLVGRQGTFAQQIAVDAQWCYPTPDSVTSDEIASVALVGITAHLGLFREAHLEPGETVLVIGGSGGVGSMVVQMAKIAGATVITTAGSDEKAQRAADYGADVVINYQKQSITEAVMQAAPAGVNVMWETRREPDFDAAVGMLAERGRMVLMAGRDARPEFPVGPFYVKECSLHGFVMFKGTPLELRKAADQINQWMDDGRLKANIGATFPLQQAADAHRLQEEATLHGKGNLTGKIVVKV